In Ostrea edulis chromosome 6, xbOstEdul1.1, whole genome shotgun sequence, a single window of DNA contains:
- the LOC125647878 gene encoding ATP-dependent DNA helicase RecQ-like: protein MVVADLTKELCLADPVIVSSNPDRPNIFIEVCRGLPNVNKMDKLDAALEPIARELRGKLLSFPVTVVYVNDLASLGYCYQYIEDELQDNAYHPKTEKIPENRIFGQFHMDYTLRMKAHIVDELRKSNRKIRLVFATVALGMGLNSPCISSVIHFRPPTTLEKYFQEIEPF from the exons ATGGTCGTAGCAGATCTGACAAAGGAGTTATGTCTTGCAGATCCAGTCATTGTATCATCAAACCCAGATCGTCCAAACATATTCATTGAG GTATGTCGTGGCCTTCCAAATGTGAACAAAATGGACAAACTGGATGCTGCATTGGAGCCGATTGCCAGGGAACTGAGGGGAAAGTTACTATCCTTTCCAGTTACTGTTGTGTACGTAAATGACCTTGCTTCGTTGGGTTACTGCTATCAGTACATTGAAGATGAACTTCAAGACAACGCATACCACCCAAAGACTGAGAAGATTCCAGAAAATCGAATTTTTGGACAATTTCATATGGACTATACATTAAGAATGAAAGCTCACATTGTTGATGAACTAAGAAAATCTAACCGAAAGATTCGCCTTGTGTTTGCTACAGTTGCTTTGGGAATGGGGCTAAATTCCCCTTGTATTAGTTCAGTGATACATTTCCGACCTCCTACAACACTGGAAAAATATTTCCAGGAGATAG AGCCATTCTAG